The window GAGCCAGCGCCCCGACGGCGTACGCATGCCTCCGTCGCCCTGCCAGGCGGCGAGCGATCTGACCTCGTCGCCGAGTCCGATGACGTCCAGGGCGCGCTGGGAGTTGGGTGCGAGGCTGATGCCCGCGCCGACGGGTTCCAGCGAGGCGGCGCGTTCGAGGACGGTGACGTGCCAGCCGCTTTGGTGCAGCGCCGCGGCGGCGGCGAGACCTCCGATGCCGCTTCCGACGACCACCGCTCTGGATGTCCCCATGACCGAACCCCTTTGACACTACACCTGTAGTAACCCCTTCACGGTACTACAGCTGTAGTGGCGACGGTAGATTGGCCTCATGCCCCCACGCTCCGTTTCCGCAGGCGCCCGACGCCCGCCCGGGTCCTCCCGCGCCGATCTGATCGCCGACGCCGCACTCTCCCTCCTCGCGGAGCGCGGCATGAGGGGACTCACCCACCGGGCCGTGGACGAGCGGGCCGGGCTCCCCCAGGGGTCCACGTCGAACCAGGCCCGCACCCGGGAGGCCCTGCTGGAGGCCGCCGTGCGCCGGCTCGCGGAACTCGAGGCGCGGGTGCTCGCTCCCGGCGAGCTGCCCGCGGGCGGTGGTCCCGACCGCATCGCGGCCGGGCTCGCCCATGCGCTGCACCGCTACCTGACCGGCGGCACCGCCCTGCTGGTGTGCCGCTACGAGCTGGCCCTGGAGGCCACGAGGCGGCCCGCGCTGCGGGAGTTCTACGACGAGGCGGGCAGACGCTTCCGCGAACCGCTGATCGCCCTGATGGCCGCTGCCGGGTCGGCCGAACCGGAACGCCACGCCCTGTCCGTCGTGGCCTGGGCCGAGGGCATGATGTTCACCTGCGCGGCCGGCTCGTACCACCGCGCCGTGCCGACGGAGGCCCAACTGGCCACCGGCTGCGCCGAACTGCTGCGCGGGATGCTGGGGGCCGGGCCCGCATAAACCATGGCGCCGCTGATCATCGGTGCGCGACGATGACCGCATGACGACAGAAGAACGGCCCGAACCCGCCTTCGACGCCACCGAGCGCGAGATGCTGGAGGGATGGCTCGAC is drawn from Streptomyces sp. NBC_00178 and contains these coding sequences:
- a CDS encoding TetR/AcrR family transcriptional regulator — encoded protein: MPPRSVSAGARRPPGSSRADLIADAALSLLAERGMRGLTHRAVDERAGLPQGSTSNQARTREALLEAAVRRLAELEARVLAPGELPAGGGPDRIAAGLAHALHRYLTGGTALLVCRYELALEATRRPALREFYDEAGRRFREPLIALMAAAGSAEPERHALSVVAWAEGMMFTCAAGSYHRAVPTEAQLATGCAELLRGMLGAGPA